From the genome of Candidatus Eremiobacteraceae bacterium:
GCGAAACGGTCGGGGTCGCGGCTGCCGGCGCGGATCCAGCGCACGGCGCCCTCTTCGCCCAGCAGCTCGCCGGCATGGTTGCGGGCTTCTGTCAATCCGTCCGTGGCGAGCACGAGCATATCTTCCGACTTCAACACGATTCGTTCGGTGGTGAATTCCGATGTCGGCGCCAAGCCTATCACCGGGCCGGTGACCTCGAGGCGCCGGACATCCTCGCCGCGCCGAAGGAACGACTGGGCGTGGCCGGCGCTTGCGAATGAGAGTGACATGTCGCGATCGTCGAGGATGCCGAGAAACACCGTGACGAAAGATTCCGGATCGGCCGCAGAACGCGCGAACGCCCGGTTGAATTTCGCGAGCACGACCGCCGGATCGCTATTCTCCTCCGCGAAGGAGCGCACGGAATACTTGACGCGCGCGGTCTCGACGGCGGCGTTGAGTCCCTTGCCGGAGACGTCTGCGACAAGCACGCTCGACCGGTGCTCGTCGAGCCTATACACGTCGAAAAGATCTCCGCCCACGGCCGCGTCGCGCGTAGCCGACACGTAGGCGGTGCCGATGCGCACGTATGGGAGCGAATCCCAACCGCTGAGAAACGCCTGTTGCAATGTGTCCGCGACCACGCGCTCGCGCTCCAGCGCGGCCTGCGTGCGCGATCGCACGACATCGGCGACGATGGCGAGCGCGCCGAACAACAAGATCAAGGCCGATGTGGAGAACACCGAGCGCCGCAGCAGCGATTGTGCCGCGTCTTCGGATGATTTGCTCTCGGATGCGTAGAGCGTGCCCAGCGCATCGAAATCCCCGCGCATTTGGTCGAGCGAGAGCTTTCCGTGTGCGAGCAACTGGAGAGAATCGGGCGCATTTGGGTGGGCGATGAGCACGGTAGCCACACTGCGTTCCCAAGACTCGTTCATGGAGCGAAGATCGTCGATGAGCGGAAGCTCGGCTTGGAACCCCACGACGCGATTGAGCTGCTCCAACTCTTCGAATTTCGGCCTGAATTGCTGTACCGCTTTGTAGTATGGTTCGAGATATACGTCTTGTCCGGTTGCGAGAAAGCCCCGGATTCCCGTCTCTTCGTCTATCTGCATGCGGTAGAGTGTGATCAAATCTTCCGTCGCGGTGTCGATCGCGCTATGACGTTGAAACGCGGCGTTCAGCTCCTTGTACGTAATGTAGGAACCGACGACGGAAACGATGAGGGCAAACGCCAGGATTGCGACCGCAGTGAAAGAGCCGCCGGAACGGCCCCGCAGAGACCGTGACGATGTCATGAATGAACGGCTGACGGCTACGAAATCGCGCAATGTGTTGATCGCTGACGGAAAAGGCAACGGTCCGACGCTCTAAGGTCGGCACCCATTCCAAGGTGGACGCTTCGTCGCCGCGCGAACCGCGGCCTCCCAATGCAAACACCGGCACCGCAGTGCGCCGCGACGACGAGATCCAAATGCTGCGAGCTACGCGGGTCAGGTCTTGACTTCAGCGAACGCCGACTCGAGCACGGTCTTCAGCTCGCCGCTTTCATGCATCGGGCCGAGAATGTCGGTGTCGCCGTAGAACTTTCCGTCGATGAACACTTTCGGCAATGTAGGCCAATTGGTCATCTCGACGAGCCCTTCGCGTTTTGCCGGATCGGCGAGCGCATCGACGACTTCGAACGGATAGCCGAATTGGTTGAAGAATTGAATGGTCTCGAGGGTGAAGCCGCAACGCGGCATGGACTTCGTACCCTTGCCGTACACCAATATCTTGTGCGCGTTGATGTCGTCTTCGATGGCTTGTTTCACTTCGGGTGTCATGGACGGAAGCTCCTCATGCGGGTGTGCCGGTCTTGATCTCGACGGCATGCAGACTGCCGTCTTTGAGCGCCTCGCCGAGCGCGGTATATATGAGACGATTCCGATCGAGCAGCGGCATGCCCGTAAACTCGCGGGACACCACTGTCAGATTGTAGTGGTCCAGCGTACCGGTGCGGTCGTGCGCCTGCACTACGGCGTCGGGCAGTTTTTCCCGGATCAGCGTCTCGATTTCTTCGTGGGTTATCATCGTTTGGCTGTTTCGCTGAAGAGCCAAGCCAGTCTTGCCGATAACTTCAGGCGAGTGGACTATACCAACATCTACGCGGTCACCGACAAACTGGGCGACGCCATCGGCGATAACTTCGGGCTGGCCGTGGCGCTTATGATCTTGGGCGGGGTGCTCAGCAGCCTCAGTCCGTCCAGCGTACCGCGCATGGTCGCCATCGTCAATTTCGCCGGTCGCGAGTCGAAGACGATCACGCACGCCGCGTTGCTTTCGCTCGCTTTTATCCTGGGCATCTGCACCGTATACACCAGCGTCGGCGCACTTGCCGGATCGTTCGGTCAACTCTTGAGCGTGACCGGATTTCTCTACTACTTCACCGCGGCGTTGTGCCTGCTCATGGGACTATCGATGATCCGGCTCGTGGAGTTGCCGTGGAAGATGCCCGACCTGCCTATCGTGTCGCACGGCGCCACCGGCGCATTTCTGCTCGGCTTCGGTTTTGCGTTTCTCATCGCGCCGGATGCGATGCCTTTCATGATCGCGGCGCTCGCAGTGACGACCTTCAAAGGCAAAGCGCTGCTCGGCTCTGCGCTGATGTTGGCGTTCGGCATCGGCCATGGCGTACCGGTGCTGTTCGCCGGCATGCTCGCCCCTTGGTATACTAACAATCCTGCCGTCAAGAAGTGGCAGCTCGCGGCCGAGATGGGCGCAGGCTACGTGCTGGTGTTCCTCGCGATGTTCTTCGCCGTGATCGCATGATAGAAGAAGTTCGACCGTACGTCATCCGCACGTACGACCGCTGGATCATCCTCGTCATCGTTCTGGTCGTGGGATACATCTTGTTCCGGCCGGTCTTCGCATTTTCCGCGTACTACCGCGGGGTCAGCTTCGAACGCATGCTCTCGATCGACATGGCAAAACACTATTATCAACGCGCGATCGACATCGACGCA
Proteins encoded in this window:
- a CDS encoding BolA/IbaG family iron-sulfur metabolism protein — translated: MITHEEIETLIREKLPDAVVQAHDRTGTLDHYNLTVVSREFTGMPLLDRNRLIYTALGEALKDGSLHAVEIKTGTPA
- a CDS encoding glutaredoxin domain-containing protein, giving the protein MTPEVKQAIEDDINAHKILVYGKGTKSMPRCGFTLETIQFFNQFGYPFEVVDALADPAKREGLVEMTNWPTLPKVFIDGKFYGDTDILGPMHESGELKTVLESAFAEVKT
- a CDS encoding SpoIIE family protein phosphatase, producing MRDFVAVSRSFMTSSRSLRGRSGGSFTAVAILAFALIVSVVGSYITYKELNAAFQRHSAIDTATEDLITLYRMQIDEETGIRGFLATGQDVYLEPYYKAVQQFRPKFEELEQLNRVVGFQAELPLIDDLRSMNESWERSVATVLIAHPNAPDSLQLLAHGKLSLDQMRGDFDALGTLYASESKSSEDAAQSLLRRSVFSTSALILLFGALAIVADVVRSRTQAALERERVVADTLQQAFLSGWDSLPYVRIGTAYVSATRDAAVGGDLFDVYRLDEHRSSVLVADVSGKGLNAAVETARVKYSVRSFAEENSDPAVVLAKFNRAFARSAADPESFVTVFLGILDDRDMSLSFASAGHAQSFLRRGEDVRRLEVTGPVIGLAPTSEFTTERIVLKSEDMLVLATDGLTEARNHAGELLGEEGAVRWIRAGSRDPDRFAADLVARVTKYAGGRIADDFALLVIKVA
- a CDS encoding cytochrome c biogenesis protein CcdA, with product MDYTNIYAVTDKLGDAIGDNFGLAVALMILGGVLSSLSPSSVPRMVAIVNFAGRESKTITHAALLSLAFILGICTVYTSVGALAGSFGQLLSVTGFLYYFTAALCLLMGLSMIRLVELPWKMPDLPIVSHGATGAFLLGFGFAFLIAPDAMPFMIAALAVTTFKGKALLGSALMLAFGIGHGVPVLFAGMLAPWYTNNPAVKKWQLAAEMGAGYVLVFLAMFFAVIA